In Candidatus Hydrogenedentota bacterium, the DNA window AGACGGAGATGGAGAAGGCGATCATGGGCGCCCAGGGCGTGACGATGGTGGCCATTTCCGCGAAGCGCGAAATGAACCAGGGGATGACCAGGCCCAGCGCCACGCCGACCAGCCCGCCGGACCCGGAGAGGATGACGGTCTCGACGAGGAACTGGACGACGATGTCGCGCTTCTTGGCGCCCAGGGCGCGGCGGATGCCGATTTCCCGGGTGCGCTCGGTGACCGTGGCAAGCATGATGTTCATGATGCCGATGCCGCCGACGATGAGGGAGATGGCGGCGATGGCGCCCAGCACGGTGTTGAAGATTTGCTTGGTGCGCTCGGCCTGCCGCAGCAGCTCCAGGGGCACCAGCATTTCCCAGTCGGCCTTTTTGTGGTGGCGGGAGAGGATTTCGGCGACGACCCGGGCCGTCTCCTCCACCTCGTCCTGCGAGTCCACCTTGATGATGGCCTCATGCAGCTCGACCCGCTCGGCCTCGAAGCTGCCCGTGCTGCGGCGGATGAGCACCTCGCCGAAGTGGGACTTCGCGGTGCTCAGGGGGATGTACGCGCGCGGAGTGGCCGAGGACTCCCCCGGTTTCGAGGGGCCGCCCTCCCCGTTTCCCGGGGCGGCGGCGGCGGGGCCGGCGGCCTCCTGGCTGATGACGCCGATGACCACGTAGTAGTCGCTGCCCACGCGCACGCGCCCGCCGATGGGCGGGCTCAGGGGAAACAGGCCCGCGACCAGGGGCTCGCTGAGGACGCACACGTTGTGGTGCGAGCGCATCTCCGTCTCGGTGAAGTAGCGCCCCTCCAGCAGGGAGAGGTTCCGCATCTCGGGGTACCAGGGCACGGTGCCGACGATTTCGGCGTCCATCTTCTGCGTTGCGTTCCAGACCCGCTGGCGGATCACCCGGCCGGGGACGACCACGGTGACGCCGGGGATGCTGTCGCGGACGCGGGCCATGTCGTCGTAGGTGAGGCCGTACTCGCTCACATAGCTCCGCTGGGCGGAGACCTTCTGCTCCTCCGAGGGCTTGACGCTCTTGAGGAGGATGTTGCTGCTGCCGAGGCGCCGGATCTGCTCCTGGGCCTCGTAGCTGGCACCCTCGCCGACGGCGAGCATGGCGATGACGGAGCAGACGCCGAACACGATGCCCAGCACGGTGAGCAGGCTGCGCAGGCGGTGCATCCACAGGCTCTTGAATCCCAGGCGCACGGTGCGCCAGGGGGAGCTGACGCGGAGCGACAGGCGGCCGCGGGTGTGGAGGAGTTCGCCGATGTCAGCCATTGCGGCGGTCCTCCTCCACGCGCCCGTCGCGCAGGCGGATCACGCGCTGGGCGCGCGCGCCGATGCCCTCGTCGTGCGTGACCATGATGATCGTCATGCCCTGCCCGTGCAGCTCGTCGAAAAGCGCCAGGATCTCCTGTCCCGACCGGGAGTCCAGGTTGCCCGTCGGCTCGTCGGCCATGAGGACCAGCGGGGAGTTGGCCAGGGCGCGGGCGATGCCCACGCGCTGCTGCTGGCCGCCGGACAGCTCGAAGGGCTTGTGGTAGACCCGCTCCCCCAGCCCCACGCGCTCCGCGAGGGCGACGGCGATCCCTCGGCTCTCGTCGGGGTGGCGGCCCTGGTAGTACAGGGGCACCTCGATGTTCTCGACCACGTTGAGCTGCTGGACCAGGTTGTAGGACTGGAAGATGAACCCGAGGCAGGCCCCGCGCACGGTGGACAGGTCGTCGTCGTTGAGGGTGGAGACATCCAGCCCGTCCAGGAGGTACTTCCCGGCGGTGGGGCGGTCGAGGCAGCCGAGCAGGTTGAGCATGGTGGACTTGCCGCAGCCGGAGGGCCCCATGATGGCGGCGTACTCGCCCTTCTCGACCACGAGGGAGACGTCGTCGAGGGCGTTGAAGGACACCGACCCCATGCGGTAGGTCTTGGTGACCCGCTGAAGCTCCACCATGGTTTCCGCCTGCATCATTGCTCCGCCGGTTTTTCGGGGGTTCCGCCGGATTCCGGGCGTTTCTCTCGCGTTGCCTTTTCCGCCTTGTCTTTGCCTCCCCTCTTCCCTTCCTCCGCGCTCTTTCCTTCCTTTTCCCCCGGCGCTGCGGCGCCCCCCGGGAGGGCGGGCGCCCGCAGCAGGACCGTGTCCCCCTCCTCCACCCCGCTCTTGATCTCCGCCATGGTAAGGCCCATGGCGCCCGTTTCCACGGGGCGCTCCTCGACCCCGAGGGCGGTCTTGACAAAGCACACCTGGCGTTCGTTGCGGATGCTGACGGCCTGAATGGGCGTCTGGAGCACGTTTTCGTGGCGCTCCACGAGGATTTCGGCCTCGGCGCTCATGCCGGGCCGCAGCCATTTGGGGGCCTCGTCAAGGTAGACCTTTGTCTCATAGACCTTGACATCGGGGTTCATCCAGCGGTTTGAGGTGTCCGGAAGCGGGGCGATGGAGTGGACCACGCCCGTGAGGGTCTCGGCGGGGAACGCGTCCACACGGACCCGAACTTTCTGTCCGGATTTCACCTGCTGCACGACGGACTCATGGACCTTGACGGTGAGGGCGAGCACGCTCATGTCGGGAATCGTGATCAGCACCTGGCGCTCGCGCACGTTGGCGCCCGCCTCGATGATCTCCTCGCGGTAGGAGCTCTGCCCGGTGCCGTAGATGACCAGCCCCGGCTTCACGGCGCGGATGACGCACTTCTCGATCTGTTCGGCGATTTCCTCGCGCTTGCGCGTCTGAAGGAGGTGCCGGGCCTCTGCGGAGACGCGGTCGGCCTCCTCCTGCGCCGTCCGCGAGATGGCCATGCGCTCGTCCCGGCGCAGCTTGCGCAGGGTTTCCTGATAGTCGGAAACCAGCTTCTCCACCATCTTCGGGAAGGCGTACTTGGTGAAGAGCTCCTTGCTGGTCTGGGCGGTTTCGAGGGCGATCACCTTGCGGTCATAAGCGGCCTGGTCGCTGTCAAGCTGGTTCTTGGTTACAAACTCCTTCTCAAAGAGCCGCTTTGTCCCCTCCAGTTTCACCTGGGCCAGGCTGAGATCCTGGTCGGCCAGGACCAGGTCGTTCTCAAGTCCCCGGATTTTCTGGCGGGCCTCGCCGTCCCCCAGGTTGTCCAGTTTCACGATGGCCATGACATCTATGGGGGGCGCGACCGGCTCCAGCGCCTCGACCGGCTCCGGCACCTCGACCGGCTCCGGTGGCTCGGCCGGCTCCGGTGGCTCGGCCGGCGCCTGTGCGGCCTCCTGCGCGGTTTCCTCCTCCTGCGGGGCATCCGAACTTCCGGGGGCGGCCGCGGACGGGCCGCCACTTTCCGGAGCCTGGGAGGATCCGTTCTGTTCGGCAAGCAGACGGGCGGCCTCCTCAATCGTCTGGGCCTCGGCGACGATTTTCGCCGCCAGCTCCTCGCCGACATAGGCGGCCAGGTCCATTTTCGCGAACTTCACGGCGAGTTCGGCCGCCTTGATGGTGCTCTCGTTGTCTATGAGCTGGATGTCGTACTGTTCCTTGGCGCGCGTGAGGGCGGCGAGGGAGGTCTGGAAGTCCAGCTCCTGCGAGACCTGCTGGTCGAGAAGCTGCTTGGAGTCCAGCTCGATCAGCACCAGCCCCTTCTCGACGTCCTCCGGGGTGATCATCTTCCCCTCGTCCACGATGGAGAGGATCTTGGTGGCGCCCTGCACCTCGCAGAGGATTTCCAGCTTGTCCTTGGCCTCGACGCTTCCGCCCTCGACCACGGTCACGTCCAGGGGTCCGCGCACCACGCGGAAGGTGGCGGCGGTGGAGGACTGCGGCGCGAGCTCGCGGGAGGCCAGCCGCCATCCCGCGTAGCCGAGCAGGCCGAGGACGAGCGCGGCGGCGAGCCAGCGGCGCAGTTTCCGTTTTCGGGGGGGGCTATTCGGTTGTTGGGGCGGCATGATCCGTCACTTCCTCCCAGCGGCCGTCCTTCTTGATGTAAAGGATGCCCATGTCTTTCCAGAACTGGAGGCGCGCGACCGTGTGGCCGATGACGGCCGCCGTCAGCGAGTTCTGGGATTTGATGAGGTCGTTGCGCGCGTCCACCTGGTCCTGGGCGGTGGCCATGCCCAGCTCCGCAAGGAGGTCCTGCTCCTCGACGCGGCGCTCGCTCAGGTGCACGCTTTCCAGCGCGATTTC includes these proteins:
- a CDS encoding ABC transporter ATP-binding protein, translated to MVELQRVTKTYRMGSVSFNALDDVSLVVEKGEYAAIMGPSGCGKSTMLNLLGCLDRPTAGKYLLDGLDVSTLNDDDLSTVRGACLGFIFQSYNLVQQLNVVENIEVPLYYQGRHPDESRGIAVALAERVGLGERVYHKPFELSGGQQQRVGIARALANSPLVLMADEPTGNLDSRSGQEILALFDELHGQGMTIIMVTHDEGIGARAQRVIRLRDGRVEEDRRNG
- a CDS encoding FtsX-like permease family protein, translating into MADIGELLHTRGRLSLRVSSPWRTVRLGFKSLWMHRLRSLLTVLGIVFGVCSVIAMLAVGEGASYEAQEQIRRLGSSNILLKSVKPSEEQKVSAQRSYVSEYGLTYDDMARVRDSIPGVTVVVPGRVIRQRVWNATQKMDAEIVGTVPWYPEMRNLSLLEGRYFTETEMRSHHNVCVLSEPLVAGLFPLSPPIGGRVRVGSDYYVVIGVISQEAAGPAAAAPGNGEGGPSKPGESSATPRAYIPLSTAKSHFGEVLIRRSTGSFEAERVELHEAIIKVDSQDEVEETARVVAEILSRHHKKADWEMLVPLELLRQAERTKQIFNTVLGAIAAISLIVGGIGIMNIMLATVTERTREIGIRRALGAKKRDIVVQFLVETVILSGSGGLVGVALGLVIPWFISRFAEMATIVTPWAPMIAFSISVSIGIIFGIYPALRAANMDPVEALRHE
- a CDS encoding HlyD family efflux transporter periplasmic adaptor subunit encodes the protein MPPQQPNSPPRKRKLRRWLAAALVLGLLGYAGWRLASRELAPQSSTAATFRVVRGPLDVTVVEGGSVEAKDKLEILCEVQGATKILSIVDEGKMITPEDVEKGLVLIELDSKQLLDQQVSQELDFQTSLAALTRAKEQYDIQLIDNESTIKAAELAVKFAKMDLAAYVGEELAAKIVAEAQTIEEAARLLAEQNGSSQAPESGGPSAAAPGSSDAPQEEETAQEAAQAPAEPPEPAEPPEPVEVPEPVEALEPVAPPIDVMAIVKLDNLGDGEARQKIRGLENDLVLADQDLSLAQVKLEGTKRLFEKEFVTKNQLDSDQAAYDRKVIALETAQTSKELFTKYAFPKMVEKLVSDYQETLRKLRRDERMAISRTAQEEADRVSAEARHLLQTRKREEIAEQIEKCVIRAVKPGLVIYGTGQSSYREEIIEAGANVRERQVLITIPDMSVLALTVKVHESVVQQVKSGQKVRVRVDAFPAETLTGVVHSIAPLPDTSNRWMNPDVKVYETKVYLDEAPKWLRPGMSAEAEILVERHENVLQTPIQAVSIRNERQVCFVKTALGVEERPVETGAMGLTMAEIKSGVEEGDTVLLRAPALPGGAAAPGEKEGKSAEEGKRGGKDKAEKATREKRPESGGTPEKPAEQ